The following are encoded together in the Parabacteroides chongii genome:
- a CDS encoding putative transporter yields MDWLQEAFFEPTMLQAVIVISLVSAVGLFLGRQKIFGISLGITFVFFAGIMAGHFGIVVNKDMLNFAQSFGLILFVYSLGLQVGPGFFSSLKKGGVAMNMMGLGVILLGLIMTLALHWTTGVSLPNMVGLLCGAVTNTPALGAAQQALLQVEPSDYKEVTDMALACAVAYPLGVVGVIMAIILLRKVFGNKNLPDDKEKHNTKPNITEFHISNPAIYDKSIKDIMQLTEKHFVISRVWHNGKVSIPTSDTILREDDHLLIISHKADVETIKVLFGEQENVDWNKEDIDWNAIDSQLISRRIVVTRNRVNGVKLGSLRLRNLYGINITRVNRAGIDLVADSALHLQIGDRLTIVGEKNAVNNVGKILGDEIKRLDNPNLLAVFIGISLGVLLGSLPIMLPGMTTPIKLGIAGGPIIVGILMGAFGPRFHLTTYTTMSANLMLRQLGIVIYLAGLGIDSGAHFFETVFRAEGLLWVGLGFLLTIVPVLIVGFIASQFLKLDYAHNVGMLCGSMANPMALTYANTTVEGDEPSVAYATVYPLSMFIRVISAQLIIMLFM; encoded by the coding sequence ATGGATTGGTTGCAGGAAGCTTTTTTTGAGCCGACGATGTTGCAGGCTGTTATCGTGATCTCACTGGTTTCAGCGGTGGGACTGTTTTTAGGAAGGCAAAAGATATTCGGTATATCACTGGGTATCACCTTTGTTTTCTTTGCCGGGATTATGGCCGGACACTTCGGGATTGTGGTCAATAAGGACATGCTGAACTTCGCACAGAGTTTCGGCTTGATCCTGTTTGTCTATTCCCTGGGGCTGCAGGTCGGTCCGGGTTTTTTCTCTTCACTGAAAAAAGGCGGTGTCGCCATGAATATGATGGGGCTGGGGGTGATCCTGCTCGGATTGATCATGACGCTTGCCCTCCACTGGACCACAGGCGTTTCACTTCCAAATATGGTCGGATTACTCTGTGGAGCAGTCACTAACACGCCGGCACTGGGAGCTGCCCAACAGGCTTTATTACAAGTAGAGCCATCCGATTATAAAGAAGTGACCGACATGGCACTCGCGTGCGCCGTTGCTTATCCCCTAGGCGTTGTAGGTGTGATCATGGCGATTATCCTGCTGCGGAAAGTGTTCGGGAACAAGAACTTGCCGGACGATAAAGAGAAGCACAATACCAAACCCAACATTACAGAATTTCATATCAGCAACCCGGCAATCTACGATAAGAGTATCAAGGACATCATGCAGCTGACGGAGAAACATTTCGTTATCTCCCGTGTATGGCATAATGGAAAGGTCAGCATCCCTACGTCCGACACCATATTACGTGAAGACGATCATTTGCTTATCATCTCCCATAAAGCGGATGTCGAAACGATCAAAGTCCTTTTCGGGGAACAGGAGAATGTCGACTGGAACAAGGAAGATATCGACTGGAATGCGATCGACTCGCAGCTGATCTCCCGCCGTATCGTCGTTACCCGCAACCGGGTGAACGGAGTAAAGCTCGGATCGCTCCGCCTGCGCAACCTATACGGTATCAATATCACCCGTGTCAACCGTGCCGGTATCGATCTGGTAGCAGACTCCGCCCTTCATTTACAGATCGGTGACCGTCTGACGATTGTCGGTGAGAAGAATGCCGTAAACAATGTAGGTAAGATTCTCGGTGACGAGATCAAGCGCCTGGACAACCCGAACCTGCTTGCCGTATTTATCGGTATCTCGCTGGGTGTCCTGCTGGGGTCGCTCCCTATCATGCTGCCAGGTATGACTACCCCTATCAAACTGGGTATTGCCGGCGGTCCGATTATTGTCGGTATCCTGATGGGTGCTTTCGGTCCTCGTTTCCATCTAACGACCTATACTACCATGAGTGCCAACCTGATGCTGCGCCAGCTGGGTATCGTGATCTACCTGGCGGGACTGGGTATCGATTCGGGAGCGCATTTCTTCGAGACGGTATTCCGGGCGGAAGGTTTGTTATGGGTCGGACTGGGATTCCTATTGACAATTGTGCCGGTGCTGATAGTCGGCTTCATCGCTTCACAGTTCCTCAAACTCGATTACGCCCATAACGTCGGAATGCTTTGCGGCAGCATGGCAAACCCGATGGCACTGACTTATGCCAATACAACGGTGGAAGGCGACGAACCTTCGGTAGCCTATGCAACGGTTTATCCGCTTTCAATGTTTATCCGGGTAATATCGGCACAACTTATTATTATGCTGTTTATGTAA
- a CDS encoding Gfo/Idh/MocA family protein, with amino-acid sequence MATENNNNTPKESKGPESEGRRNALKTLATIPVLGALGYGVYRKQKHDKESKSLGSAFRFDQEHHMIPAQPDGKKIRIGMIGFGIRGKQLMRAAGFAEPSWIDGLIEGAKNDSKDKRYEQFLEQDDLNIEVTGVCDIFDVYGEAAALAASNIHREGSNGKFGKAPKRYRTYKELLAADDIDAVIIATPDHWHSTMAMEAAKAGKHVYVEKPLSWTVPETYEVRKVVKETGIVFQLGHQGRQTDSYIRAKEIIDKGLIGKVSLIEVCTNRNDPNGAWVYPLIDGASPETIDWKQFEGPEERIKEYTDYMTSNNLQRYIGPDPRDKFSLERFFRWRCWWDYSTGLSGDLLTHEYDAINQIFGVGIPHSATSSGGVYFFKDGRTVPDVLQTTFEFPDRDMTMLYSATLASNRPRGKVIMGHDAQMELSNTITLKADPASEIYKDKIDKGIIKPNEPFYTYVPGQNSVDAITSPTELYFAQRGLLYTYVGGKRFDTTHLHIREWLECIRQGKQPSCNIDAAFQEAMTAHMGTHAYLEGRTMYWDKENEEIVRG; translated from the coding sequence ATGGCAACAGAGAACAATAACAATACTCCGAAAGAAAGTAAAGGCCCCGAATCGGAAGGCCGTCGTAATGCCCTGAAGACATTGGCAACCATCCCTGTGTTGGGTGCGTTGGGTTATGGCGTATACAGAAAACAAAAGCACGATAAGGAATCGAAGAGCCTGGGCAGCGCTTTCCGTTTCGATCAGGAACATCATATGATCCCTGCCCAGCCGGACGGAAAAAAGATACGTATCGGGATGATCGGATTCGGTATCCGCGGTAAACAGTTGATGCGTGCGGCAGGCTTTGCCGAACCTTCCTGGATCGACGGACTGATCGAAGGGGCGAAGAATGACAGCAAAGACAAACGTTACGAGCAGTTCCTGGAACAGGACGATCTGAATATCGAGGTGACCGGCGTATGCGACATTTTCGATGTGTATGGTGAGGCGGCTGCACTGGCTGCATCCAATATTCACCGGGAAGGATCGAACGGTAAGTTCGGCAAAGCTCCGAAGCGTTACAGGACGTATAAGGAGTTGCTGGCGGCTGACGATATCGATGCCGTTATCATCGCTACCCCTGACCATTGGCACAGTACGATGGCGATGGAAGCTGCCAAAGCAGGTAAGCATGTCTATGTAGAGAAACCGCTTTCATGGACAGTCCCCGAAACATATGAGGTGCGTAAAGTGGTGAAAGAAACCGGTATCGTGTTCCAGTTGGGACACCAGGGCCGTCAGACAGACAGTTATATCCGTGCCAAGGAGATCATCGACAAGGGGCTGATCGGTAAAGTCTCGCTGATTGAAGTATGTACCAACCGCAACGATCCGAACGGTGCCTGGGTGTATCCATTGATCGACGGTGCTTCCCCGGAGACGATCGACTGGAAACAGTTCGAGGGACCGGAAGAACGTATTAAGGAATATACTGACTATATGACATCGAACAACTTGCAACGGTATATCGGTCCCGATCCCCGTGACAAGTTCAGCCTCGAACGTTTCTTCCGCTGGCGTTGCTGGTGGGATTACAGTACAGGATTGAGCGGCGACTTGCTGACGCATGAGTATGATGCCATCAATCAGATATTCGGTGTGGGGATCCCTCACTCGGCTACCTCTTCCGGTGGTGTCTATTTCTTCAAGGATGGACGTACTGTGCCGGATGTGCTGCAGACTACCTTTGAGTTTCCGGACCGCGATATGACGATGTTGTACAGTGCCACACTGGCAAGCAACCGTCCGCGTGGAAAAGTGATCATGGGGCACGATGCCCAGATGGAGCTTTCCAATACGATTACCTTAAAGGCCGACCCTGCTTCCGAAATCTATAAAGACAAGATCGACAAGGGGATCATCAAGCCGAACGAGCCGTTCTACACCTATGTGCCGGGACAAAATTCGGTGGATGCCATCACGTCGCCTACGGAGTTGTACTTCGCCCAGCGCGGTCTGCTTTATACTTATGTAGGCGGTAAACGTTTCGACACGACCCATCTCCACATCCGTGAATGGCTGGAATGTATCCGCCAGGGAAAACAGCCCAGCTGTAACATCGATGCCGCATTCCAGGAAGCCATGACCGCCCACATGGGTACGCATGCTTATCTGGAGGGACGCACGATGTACTGGGATAAGGAAAATGAAGAGATTGTGAGAGGATAA
- the tnpB gene encoding IS66 family insertion sequence element accessory protein TnpB (TnpB, as the term is used for proteins encoded by IS66 family insertion elements, is considered an accessory protein, since TnpC, encoded by a neighboring gene, is a DDE family transposase.) yields the protein MWGLEQGLRLWVCPSPVSMRYGIRGLTQKVWSWKGHSPASGDVYVFFSRDRKTMKALRWDGDGFLMYTKRLSQGHFREVAKKDDTSVRRLQWDDFYMLMRGDACKGYSRKSLQNGR from the coding sequence ATGTGGGGGCTTGAACAGGGTTTGCGATTATGGGTATGCCCATCTCCGGTATCAATGCGTTATGGTATACGCGGACTGACACAAAAGGTGTGGTCATGGAAAGGCCATTCACCTGCCTCGGGTGATGTTTATGTGTTTTTCTCACGTGACCGCAAGACCATGAAGGCTTTAAGATGGGATGGCGATGGATTTTTAATGTACACTAAAAGATTGTCGCAAGGGCATTTCAGAGAAGTCGCCAAAAAAGATGATACGAGTGTTCGCCGGCTTCAGTGGGACGATTTTTATATGTTGATGAGAGGTGACGCCTGTAAAGGTTACAGTCGAAAGTCGCTTCAGAATGGCCGTTAA
- a CDS encoding RagB/SusD family nutrient uptake outer membrane protein, which yields MKTIFKYIFSIALGAGMFTSCDLDTIPTTYVDAGSVFGKTVDAEKVLNGGWNYLMETFNSYANPGYGAMLRANDAMGSDVVLNDKYGFRSHNQLSAIYGKGGTNTLSWLLAYRVINDCNGVLDNIDNAEGTQFDRDRIKGQALALRGFLYLHLASSYSFAIDKDPNAVCAPIYTQSTDENIAAEGKPASSVSEVYAQAISDLEAALELIPETYVRNSKHKIDNEVVLGILSRACLYAREWDKAKMYSDQLLAKDNYLMSESEYNDGFSTVDNKEWIWGHPQTNDQSNASYQFHFLDTTTPGSYYYSFNMDPYFRDQFDEGDYRKKMIFWATDPGADKESASYVWMRYSKFKFRDIENEVADIVLMRVSEIYLINAEAKARLNDPDAVNKLNDLKTARGAQTVPSGLSQQELLDAIWLERRKELWGEGFSLIDIIRNQQTVVRKVYPDDPIDYTYTDGNGQTHTVQKKAQGHRYFKFPDQSDFCPNSKYYLYRITDSEELANKNLYNDHPKLSIYTE from the coding sequence ATGAAGACTATTTTTAAATATATATTTTCAATAGCGCTGGGAGCCGGTATGTTTACTTCCTGCGATTTGGATACGATTCCTACGACCTACGTGGATGCCGGTTCTGTTTTCGGAAAAACGGTAGATGCGGAAAAGGTACTTAACGGTGGTTGGAACTATTTGATGGAGACTTTCAACTCGTATGCCAACCCAGGCTATGGCGCTATGTTGCGTGCAAACGATGCTATGGGATCCGATGTGGTATTGAATGATAAATATGGTTTCAGATCCCATAACCAGCTCAGTGCCATCTATGGTAAAGGAGGTACGAACACGTTGAGCTGGTTATTGGCTTATCGTGTTATTAACGACTGTAACGGCGTACTCGATAATATCGATAACGCAGAAGGAACACAATTCGACAGAGACCGTATTAAAGGACAGGCACTGGCTTTGCGCGGATTCCTTTATCTGCATCTGGCATCTTCCTATTCTTTTGCTATCGATAAAGATCCGAATGCCGTATGTGCGCCTATTTATACACAATCGACCGACGAGAATATAGCAGCAGAAGGAAAACCCGCATCCAGTGTAAGCGAAGTTTACGCGCAGGCGATCAGTGACCTGGAAGCAGCGTTGGAGCTGATCCCTGAAACATATGTACGTAACTCCAAGCATAAAATTGATAATGAGGTTGTATTAGGTATTCTTTCCCGTGCTTGTCTGTATGCCCGTGAATGGGACAAAGCTAAAATGTATTCAGATCAGCTTTTAGCTAAAGATAACTACCTGATGAGCGAGAGTGAATATAATGACGGATTTAGTACGGTTGATAACAAAGAATGGATTTGGGGCCATCCGCAGACAAATGATCAGAGCAACGCCAGTTACCAATTCCATTTCCTGGATACGACAACACCGGGCTCTTATTATTACAGCTTCAATATGGACCCTTATTTCCGCGATCAGTTTGACGAGGGTGATTACCGTAAGAAGATGATCTTTTGGGCTACAGATCCGGGAGCGGATAAAGAAAGTGCTTCTTATGTATGGATGCGTTATTCCAAATTCAAATTCCGTGATATTGAGAATGAGGTGGCAGATATCGTCTTGATGCGCGTTTCCGAAATCTATCTGATTAATGCGGAAGCAAAAGCCCGTTTGAATGACCCGGATGCTGTGAATAAGCTGAACGATCTGAAAACGGCGAGGGGAGCACAGACGGTTCCAAGCGGTCTGTCACAACAGGAGCTGCTGGATGCTATCTGGTTGGAACGACGTAAAGAGTTATGGGGAGAAGGCTTTAGCCTGATCGATATTATCCGTAATCAACAAACTGTGGTTCGTAAGGTATATCCGGACGATCCTATCGATTATACGTATACGGATGGAAACGGCCAGACTCACACTGTTCAGAAAAAAGCTCAGGGACACCGTTACTTCAAATTCCCTGACCAATCTGATTTTTGCCCGAATAGTAAATACTATCTGTATCGTATTACCGATTCAGAGGAGTTGGCAAATAAGAATCTTTATAATGATCATCCTAAACTTTCTATTTATACAGAATAA
- a CDS encoding S41 family peptidase, with product MKKVIVSLLLTIIFCTLPAFSQKEKNELDASQKAFIVSRFCTEIKYNFVHYNNLPYNWDSLCMANLPSLTTTQSDEDFINGLKQLCAQLHDGHTFIYQTKWSKNPKEWPRSFPIATKRVGDQVFVTSVHNSEFKKQGISYGCEILEIDGEKVLEYANKHITPYLASSTQQWSDYAPFRGYELTNAIGTKISRMLLRSPEGKIITIESDRNIPWDIPADSSVFEYKVLDGNIGLLSIKSFLNDDFRREEFDKIYEQILKTNALIIDIRDNGGGNSDHADYIIRHFNDQPVRLGRWSSRMYIAAHGSWDYPQEWFMESPNPMEPVKDKPIYKKPIALLINATTFSSAENFSVTYRGLNRGKIIGTPTGGSTGNPIFIDLGFGLGCSICTKNEWEVDGRNFIGIGIVPDIEVKENADIFLKNKDIVIEKALEILKDSL from the coding sequence ATGAAAAAAGTAATCGTATCACTGCTACTAACTATAATATTCTGTACCCTTCCGGCCTTCAGTCAGAAAGAAAAGAACGAACTCGATGCCTCCCAAAAAGCTTTCATTGTTTCTCGTTTTTGTACTGAAATAAAATATAATTTTGTCCATTACAACAATCTTCCATACAACTGGGATAGCTTATGCATGGCCAATTTACCCTCACTAACAACTACACAATCAGACGAGGACTTTATAAACGGACTAAAACAATTATGCGCACAGCTCCATGACGGACATACGTTTATTTACCAAACAAAGTGGTCGAAAAATCCTAAAGAATGGCCCCGCTCCTTTCCTATAGCAACCAAACGTGTCGGTGATCAGGTATTTGTCACTTCTGTCCATAATTCGGAATTCAAAAAGCAAGGTATATCCTATGGTTGTGAAATACTGGAGATCGATGGAGAGAAGGTACTGGAATATGCCAATAAGCATATCACTCCATACCTAGCCTCCTCCACCCAGCAATGGTCGGACTATGCTCCGTTCAGAGGATACGAACTGACCAATGCTATAGGAACCAAGATTTCACGCATGCTTCTACGTTCCCCCGAAGGCAAAATAATCACAATAGAGAGCGATCGAAATATTCCCTGGGATATTCCTGCCGACTCATCCGTATTCGAATACAAAGTGCTTGACGGTAATATCGGTTTGCTATCCATCAAAAGTTTTTTAAATGATGACTTTCGTCGGGAAGAGTTTGACAAGATATATGAACAGATTTTAAAGACCAATGCCCTCATTATCGATATCCGTGATAATGGAGGTGGTAATTCGGATCATGCAGACTACATAATCCGACATTTCAATGACCAGCCTGTTAGACTGGGCCGCTGGAGTAGCCGGATGTATATTGCAGCTCACGGTTCATGGGACTATCCCCAAGAATGGTTCATGGAAAGTCCGAACCCGATGGAGCCTGTTAAAGATAAACCAATCTACAAGAAACCGATTGCTTTGTTAATAAATGCCACGACGTTTTCTTCAGCAGAAAACTTCAGCGTCACATATCGAGGACTTAACCGGGGTAAAATAATTGGAACTCCGACAGGGGGAAGCACTGGAAATCCGATATTTATAGACTTGGGATTTGGTTTAGGATGTAGCATCTGTACCAAAAATGAATGGGAAGTAGATGGACGTAATTTTATCGGAATTGGTATCGTTCCGGATATAGAGGTAAAAGAGAATGCTGATATCTTTCTAAAAAACAAAGATATAGTAATAGAAAAAGCCCTGGAAATCTTAAAAGATTCATTATAA
- a CDS encoding SusC/RagA family TonB-linked outer membrane protein, translating to MSKFYLFLCSLLFCAVAYAQDITVTGKVTAGGEEIPGVAVFVKGQTRGTITGIDGSYSIQVKGNESLVFSFIGYETVTEQVNKRKVINVELQETSQMVDEVIITVPYGTAKKSTFTGSASFIPAGTIEKAQVSSVSKALQGTVAGLQSFSSSGQPGSDATIFIRGVGSVNASTNPLYVVDGVPYDGALSSIASSDIESITVLKDAASAALYGSRAANGVIMITTKQGTKESAPTVDFSAKYGFSSRARADYDQVNTNQYFELYWEAMRNYRMDNGYSAADAAAYASSNLTGNLGINPYGSAFPEPVGLDGKLVSGANPLWNDSWDDALSQDAHYSDLNIRVSGGSKNSKYFASAGYMNDQGAYICSGFKRYTLRANITSDIRKWLQVGLNLSGTHSVQDSPKQDDSAISNVVAFARSLPSFYPVYQRDMKTGAYLLDENGDRMFDYGEYRPNSYAKYNLLASMPHDKREVKRDAASLRGYVQVAPIEGLTYKMSLNVDYNSKFLHNYDNPTYGPGSISGGEVSKQNYRTTGMTFNNVVNYQRTINDNHNIRVMVGQEYYEYNTSNFGGTRSKVIMDGFYEPDAASSLSDFSGDSDQYKLLSYFGSAEYSYASKYFLSGSVRTDGSSRFHPDHRWGTFWSVGASWKIMQEAFMAETSGWLSNLSLRASYGAQGNDQVGYYAYQALYSIRNNLGESGLHAYRLATPNLSWETNLNTNVGLDFGLWNNRLSGTVEYFERRSKDLLFSKDLVPSSGFSSMDENIGAIKNYGWELQIAGYPIVTKDWKWKLSLNATTYKNKITSLPADEMWSGNKKWVKGGSLYDFYLVEWAGVNPENGNPMWYRYNNDGEKVTTEDYSSTTTSDKVKCGNSLPKWTGGIQSDLSYKDFSLSFLFSYSLGGKIYNGDKLSLMSQGPTGTSWSVDMLDRWTPENTNTDVPRLTTSPKSSWTSSSDRFLVDRSYLRLKNITFSYNLPKTILNTLTLKDASVFFQAENMLTFTKQQGLDPEQTVGGSTYYRYPAMKTISFGINVKL from the coding sequence ATGAGCAAATTTTATTTATTCTTGTGTAGTTTGCTGTTTTGTGCTGTTGCGTATGCACAGGATATTACAGTGACAGGTAAAGTCACTGCGGGAGGTGAAGAAATTCCTGGTGTGGCTGTTTTTGTGAAAGGGCAGACCCGCGGTACAATCACTGGTATCGACGGAAGTTATTCCATTCAGGTAAAAGGCAATGAAAGCCTTGTATTTTCATTTATCGGTTATGAGACGGTAACCGAACAGGTAAACAAACGTAAAGTGATTAATGTCGAGCTGCAGGAAACGAGCCAGATGGTAGACGAAGTTATCATTACCGTTCCTTATGGTACTGCCAAGAAATCAACATTTACAGGTTCCGCAAGCTTTATTCCTGCCGGAACGATCGAGAAAGCACAGGTTAGTAGTGTGTCGAAAGCATTACAGGGAACCGTTGCCGGACTCCAGTCATTCTCATCCAGCGGACAGCCGGGATCGGATGCTACGATTTTTATCCGTGGTGTCGGGTCGGTCAACGCTTCGACCAATCCGTTGTATGTTGTAGATGGTGTTCCTTATGACGGAGCGCTTTCTTCCATTGCTTCATCGGACATCGAGTCTATAACCGTGTTGAAGGATGCAGCTTCTGCTGCCCTGTATGGCTCACGTGCTGCAAACGGTGTCATTATGATTACTACCAAACAAGGTACGAAAGAGAGTGCACCAACAGTGGATTTCTCTGCCAAGTATGGTTTTTCAAGCCGTGCGCGTGCTGATTACGATCAGGTAAATACGAACCAGTATTTTGAATTGTATTGGGAAGCCATGCGCAACTATCGTATGGATAACGGTTATTCGGCTGCAGATGCTGCTGCCTATGCATCAAGTAATTTAACCGGTAATTTGGGTATTAACCCTTATGGATCAGCTTTTCCGGAACCGGTGGGGCTTGATGGAAAATTGGTTTCCGGTGCAAATCCTCTATGGAATGACAGTTGGGATGATGCTCTTTCACAGGATGCTCATTATTCAGATCTGAATATACGTGTAAGCGGCGGTAGCAAAAATTCCAAGTACTTTGCTTCTGCAGGCTATATGAATGATCAGGGTGCTTATATTTGTTCCGGTTTCAAACGTTATACCCTGCGTGCCAATATAACGTCGGATATTCGTAAATGGTTACAGGTCGGTTTGAATCTGTCCGGAACGCATTCGGTTCAGGATTCTCCTAAACAAGATGACTCTGCCATTTCCAACGTCGTTGCGTTCGCACGTTCATTGCCTTCTTTCTATCCGGTATACCAGCGCGATATGAAGACCGGCGCATACCTTTTGGATGAAAACGGCGACCGTATGTTCGATTACGGTGAATACCGTCCTAACTCATATGCAAAATATAACTTGCTGGCATCCATGCCGCATGACAAGCGTGAGGTTAAGCGGGATGCTGCTTCTCTTCGCGGATATGTACAGGTTGCTCCTATAGAAGGACTTACTTATAAAATGTCTTTGAATGTTGACTATAACAGTAAATTCCTTCATAATTACGATAACCCGACATATGGTCCGGGTTCTATCAGCGGTGGTGAAGTAAGTAAACAGAACTACCGTACTACAGGTATGACTTTCAATAACGTCGTTAATTATCAGCGTACGATCAACGATAACCATAATATCCGTGTCATGGTAGGTCAGGAATATTATGAATATAATACTTCTAATTTTGGCGGAACACGTAGCAAGGTGATCATGGACGGTTTCTATGAACCGGATGCAGCTTCCTCTTTGAGTGATTTCTCTGGAGACAGCGACCAATATAAATTGTTGAGCTATTTTGGTAGTGCCGAATACTCGTATGCTTCTAAATATTTCTTGTCGGGATCTGTTCGTACGGATGGTTCTTCACGTTTCCACCCCGACCATCGCTGGGGTACTTTCTGGTCGGTCGGTGCTTCATGGAAGATTATGCAGGAAGCATTTATGGCGGAGACATCCGGCTGGCTTTCGAATTTGTCACTGCGTGCCAGCTATGGTGCACAGGGTAATGACCAGGTGGGTTACTATGCTTATCAGGCACTCTATTCTATCCGTAACAACCTCGGCGAATCCGGATTGCATGCGTATCGTCTGGCTACTCCGAACCTGTCATGGGAAACGAACCTGAACACCAATGTCGGTTTGGATTTCGGTTTGTGGAATAACCGTTTAAGCGGTACTGTAGAATATTTCGAACGTCGTTCAAAAGACCTGTTGTTCTCAAAAGACCTGGTTCCGTCTTCCGGTTTCTCCAGTATGGATGAAAACATCGGTGCTATCAAGAACTATGGATGGGAATTACAGATCGCCGGTTATCCTATTGTAACAAAGGATTGGAAGTGGAAACTATCATTGAATGCCACTACTTATAAAAACAAGATCACCTCGTTGCCGGCTGACGAAATGTGGAGCGGTAACAAGAAATGGGTAAAAGGCGGTTCCTTGTATGATTTCTATCTGGTAGAATGGGCTGGTGTGAATCCGGAAAACGGTAACCCGATGTGGTATCGCTATAATAACGACGGTGAGAAAGTGACTACGGAAGATTATTCTTCGACAACAACATCCGATAAAGTGAAATGCGGCAACTCTTTGCCCAAATGGACAGGGGGTATCCAATCGGATCTTTCCTATAAGGATTTCTCTCTGTCATTCTTGTTCTCTTATTCGTTAGGAGGTAAGATCTATAACGGTGATAAACTTTCATTGATGAGCCAGGGACCTACAGGTACATCCTGGAGTGTAGATATGCTGGATCGCTGGACTCCGGAAAATACAAACACGGATGTTCCGCGTCTGACTACTTCCCCGAAAAGTTCATGGACAAGTTCTTCGGATCGCTTCCTGGTGGATCGTTCATACTTGCGCCTGAAGAATATCACATTCTCTTATAACCTGCCGAAGACGATTCTGAATACGCTGACTTTGAAAGATGCCAGTGTTTTCTTCCAGGCAGAAAATATGTTGACGTTTACAAAACAGCAGGGTCTGGACCCGGAACAAACAGTCGGAGGTTCTACTTATTACCGTTATCCGGCAATGAAGACTATCTCATTTGGTATCAATGTGAAACTTTAA
- a CDS encoding DoxX family membrane protein → MIQKDSYTSAQLTAMVVLRLFIGWHFAYEGLVKILNPKWTSLPYLLDSKGFMSDFFAGLASDPAMMNMVNALNEWALLLIGLGLITGAFSKLSSIGAMVLLAFYYLSHPSFIGAQYMMPFEGSYLWIDKNLVEMAALAVLLAFPTSHIIGLDRYLKKAIPLLSKLKLM, encoded by the coding sequence ATGATACAGAAAGATTCTTACACTTCTGCGCAGCTGACCGCGATGGTCGTCCTGCGATTATTCATTGGCTGGCATTTTGCCTACGAAGGACTGGTGAAGATCCTGAATCCCAAATGGACGTCGCTTCCTTACCTCCTCGATTCCAAAGGTTTTATGTCTGACTTTTTTGCCGGGTTGGCTAGTGATCCGGCTATGATGAACATGGTAAATGCGCTGAATGAATGGGCGCTGCTGTTGATCGGTCTCGGACTGATAACGGGTGCTTTCAGTAAACTCTCTTCTATCGGGGCAATGGTATTGCTTGCGTTTTATTACCTTTCCCATCCTTCTTTCATCGGCGCACAATATATGATGCCGTTTGAAGGTTCATACCTGTGGATAGACAAGAATCTCGTCGAGATGGCGGCACTGGCTGTACTGCTGGCTTTCCCCACCTCTCATATTATCGGGCTGGACCGCTACCTGAAAAAGGCGATCCCCTTATTGTCTAAACTCAAATTAATGTAA